In the genome of Streptomyces sp. P3, the window GGGCGCCGAACACCGCGCGGGCGTTCGCCCGCCAGTCGTCGAGCTGACGGTGGACCAGTGAGGCGAGTGCCTCGGTGACTTCGGGCAGGGCGGCGGCCGCGGCCGAGGCGGTCTGGAGGTTGACGTTGGCGTCGTTGGTGAACGCCCCGGACCAGGCGGTGTCCCAGTCGCCGGTCCACAGGCCCGGCAGGCGCGGCGGGTTCACACCGGAGGAGGAGAGGAGGTGGTAGCGGCCCGCGGCGAAGAGCCGCTCGAGGAGGGCCGCGCTGCGCGGGCGCCGGAGCAGGTCGGAGCCGGTCATGGCGCGCTCGGCGGGGTCTGCGTGCAGGTCCAGGCTGACGCGGCGGTAGGCGGCGCGGTGCAGGGCGAGGTGGCGTTCGAGCAGGTCGTCGTAGGAGTGCGGGAGCCGGCTCAGGGCGCGCTGCTCCGCGAGGACGTCCAGTTCGCCGGTGTGCCTTCGCACCCGGGTCAGCAGCAGCACCGACGCGGCTCCCGTGACCCGCACTCCGGGAAGGGTGAGCTCGGTGCGGCCGCCGGTGGCGACGACCAGGGTGACGCCGGTGTAGGCGCGGTCGCTGTCCGGGTAGCGGGCGCGCAGGGTGAGCAGGGCCCCGGTCGTCGTGCGGACGGCGCCGTGGCCGACGGCGAGGCCGGCGGGGACGCCGGGGAGCCGGTGGTCCAGCTCGATGTCCAGGTCGAGGCCGGTGACCTGCTGGACGATCACGTCGTCGGCGCGGGAGACGAACACCCGGCCGACGGCACCCGTACGGGTCGCGACGGTCTCGCCGGTGGTGAAGTCGACGTACCGCAACTGCCCGCCGTCGCGGCGCGGCTCGTCGGCGGGTGTGCGGCGCACGCTCATCCGGAAGGCCGGGTGGAAGGGCTGGACCCACTGCAGCGGGCGGTGGTCGGTGAAGCTCTCGGCGGCCGTGGTCTCACCGGCGAGCAATCTGTCCTGCAGCGCCGGGAGTTCGTCGGCCAGCTCGGGCGGCCCGGCGTGTTCGGAGCCGTTGGGGCGGACCAGCTCGTGATGGGTGACGACGACACGTTCGTCGTCGGGGTCGCCGAACACGAGGACGCCGTGGCGGCCGTTGCCGCTGAGGAAGGCGTCCTCCCAGCGGGCCGCGGGCCGGCTCTCCCAGGTGCCGTGCACGGGGCCGTCGGCGCCGCCCAGGGCGGCCGGGACGGGTGGGGCGGTCATGGGCGCAGCACCGCCACGCCGTAGCGGCCCAGCCGGACCTCGTCCGTGACGGTCGTGCCGGTCAGCAGGTCGTGATGGGTGCCGGCGAGGGCGACGGTCACGGGCTCGCGGCCGTGATGGAGCAGGAAGAGCAGGTCGCCGCGGCGCACGGCCTCGACGCCGGGCGGGAGGCCTTCGAGGACGGGTCGGGCGCCCGCCTCGGCGGCGATCCGCGCGAGCAGCGTGCGCAGGGCGTCGGGTTCGGGGAGGGTGGACAGGTACCAGGCGCCCTCCCGGCGCAGGACGGCGGGCATCCCCGCCAGCTCGCCCCGCCGGTAGACGTTCTCGACGCGGGCGTCCGCGGTCGGCTCCAGTTCCTCGGACCACAGGGTGCCGCGGAAGCCGTCGGCCTCCACGGTCTCCCCCGGGTCCAGCGGCCACCATTCGTGCAGGACGCGGATGCCGAACAGCTCGCGCAGCCGGGCGTCCATGCCGCCGTCGCGTACCCGGTCGTCCTCGTCGGCGACGCCGGTCAGGAACCCGCAGACGAGGGTTCCGCCGCCGCGGACGTAGCCGAGGAGGTTGTCGATCGCATCGTCGGTGAGGGCGTACAGCTGCGGGGCGAGGACCATCCGGTAGCCGGACAGGTCGTGCTCGGGGTGGGCGAAGTCGGCGGTGAGGTTGTTCTCCCACAGGGCCCGGTGCCAGGCGGTGAGGACGGCCGGCAGGTCGACCTCGGCGGACGGACGGGCGTCCTGGGCGCCGGCCCACCAGGCGTGCCAGTCGTGCAGGACGGCGACCTCGGCGGTGATGTGCCGGTCCGCCGTGTGCGGGCCGAGTTTCGCGAGGTCGGCGCCGAGCTGCTTGACCTCCTGGAAGGTGCGGCCCCGCTCGCCCGCGTGGCTGACCATCCCGGAGTGGAACTTCTCCGCGCCCTGCCGGGACTGCCGCCACTGGAAGTAGCAGACGGCGTCCGCGCCGCGGGCCACCGCCTGCAGGGACCACAGGCGGTTCATGCCGCGCGGCTTGGGGTGGTTGACGCCGCGCCAGTTGACCGGTCCGGCCGCCTGCTCCATCAGCATCCAGGGTCCGCGTGCCTGGGAGCGGGTCAGGTCCTGGACCATGGCGGCGGACTGGGCGCCGAAGGGGTCGCGGGGGTCGGGGTAGAGGTCGACGGAGACGACGTCCTCCTCCTCGGCCCAGCGCCAGGCGTCCTGGCCGATCCACAGCGGCATGAAGTTGGTGGTGACCGGCAGGTGCGGGGTGTGCCGGGCGACGATGTCGCGTTCGGCGCGGTAGCACTCCAGGAGCATGTCGGAGGTGAAGCGCCGGAAGTCCAGCACCTGGGTCGGGTTCTTCAGGTAGTGCGGGGTGCGCGGGGGCAGGATGCCGTCCCAGGTGTCGTAGCCCTGGGACCAGAACGCCGTGCCCCAGGCGGTGTTGAGGGCGTCGAGGGTGCGGTACCTCTCGCGCAGCCAGCGCCTGAAGGCGGTGGCGGCCTCGTCGCCGTGGTCGAAGGTGCAGTACTCGTTGTTGATGTGCCACATGGTGAGGGCGGGGTGGCCGCCGTAGCGGGCGGCCAGGTCCTCGGTGATGGCGGCGGCGTAGCGCCGATAGGTGGCGCTGGAGTGCGAGAAGTGCTGGCGGCCGCCCCACCACTCGACGCGGCCGTCCTCGGTGGTGGGCAGGGTCTCCGGGTGCAGCCGGCCCATCCAGGGCGGGGGCGAGGCGGTGGGGGTGGCGAGGACGACGCCGACGCCGCCCGCGTGCAGCAGGTCCATCAGCGTGTCCAGCCAGCCGAACTCCCTTGCTCCCGGCTCAGGTTCGAGTCGCGACCAGGAGAAGACGCCGAGCGTGACGGAGTTGACGCCGGCGTCCCGCATCAGCCGGACGTCCTCGTGCCAGGTCTCCTCGGGCCACTGCTCGGGGTTGTAGTCGCCGCCGAAGAGGATGCGACCGCGGGTGGCGTCGCCCAGGTGCGGCATCAGACGGGCTCCCCGTACTGGATGCCGCGGCCGTTGGTGGCGATGTAGACGCGGCCGTACAGCCGCGGGTCGGCGGCGATGGTCGCGCCGATCCAGCCCCACTGGTGGCGGTCGTCGTTGATCCGCACCCAGGTCTGGGCGCCGTCGTCGGAGCGGTAGACGGCGGTGATCGTCTCCGTCGAGCCGACCTGGTAGACCGCCGGGTAGGCGGCGCCGGCGGCGGCCTTGCCGAAGGCGAGGGTGTAGGAGGCCCAGCAGCTGGTCAGCTTGGTGAAGACCGCCCCGCCGTCGGTGGATCGGTAGAGCCCGTTCCACTTGGTGCTCAGCCACAGGTCGCCGGACCGGCCCGGGGCGGCGGCCAGTTGGAACTGGTTGTCTCCGGACGGCAGTCCGCCCGCGCGCGCGGTGAACGTGAGACCGCGGTCCGTGCTGGCGAACAGGGTGCCGGTGTCGGTGTCGTACGCGTAGAAGCGCGTCGGGTCGGCCGGGTCGGCGAGCGGGGTGGCGCCCTTGGGGAAGGAGGCGACCTCGGACCAGGTCGCGCCGTTGTCGGTGGAGCGCTGCGCGGGGTGCTTGGTGCCGTCCCAGTGCACGAAGGACCACAGCAGCACGCTGCCGTCGCTGTTGGTCGCGATCGGCCCGGGGGCGTCCTTGGCGATCGCGGGCTGGGCCGCGAAGGGCGCCCAGGTCTTCCCGCCGTCGTGGGAGTACGCGCCGTTGCCGTGGTCGCCGAAGCCGGTGCGCACGACGTACGAGGGCCTGGCCGCGGCCTGGGCGAGCCCCGTCGCCGTTCCGAACACGGGGTTCGCCGCCGTACCGCGGGACGGTGAGGCCGTGAGCCGCTCGTGGTACATCACGCCGACGTCCCCGAGTCCGCTGACCAGGTGCGCCGTCCCGGTCGGGGGCGAGATCAACTGGCGTACCGAGGTCTGCTCCAGGCCGCGGATCTGCGGGGCCCAGTGCTTCAGGTCCCGGGTGCCGTAGAGGGTGGCGCCGGTGCCGTACACGACGTGCTTCGAGTCGTGGGGGTCCACGGCGACGGCCTGGATCCACCAGCCGAACTTGGGCGCGTCGGCGCCGAAGGTGAGGAACGGGGTCTCGGAGACGTCGAGGACCGCGGAGTCCTTGAGCGACGTCCAGGTGCGGCCGCCGTTCGTGGTCCGGTACAGGGTGTCGACGGCGGCCCAGCGGTCGTTCGTGGAGACGACGAGGGTGCCGGGGCGCCGGGCGTCGACGGCGACGCCTCCGTAGGCGAAGGTGTCGGTGGAGCCGTCGCCCGCGGTCCCGCCCGGCGCGACCGGGGTCACGTCGGTCCACCTCCCACCGGCGGTCGCCAGCTTGTGCACACTGCCGTCGGACTGTCCGTTGGGGCCGGGCGCGTTGGCGTACGTCACGTACAGCTCACGGGTGTGGCAGTCGTACGCGGCCCGGACCGGGAGCTTGGCGGAGGCGCCGGAGGGCTGTCCCGGAACGGCCTGCCAGGTGCTGCCGTCGGTCGTGCGGTACAGGTTGGGCGCCGTGCCGTCGGAGTCGCCCCAGCCGGCGTACAGGGCGCGGCCGGCGGCGACGAGCAGCGTGACGCCCTGCCCGGTGGCGGACGGCGTCGCGGGGAACCCGGCCGCGGCCGCCCAGGTCGCCCCCCGGTCGGTCGACTTCAGCAGGCCGTCGTGGCGGGTTCCCAGCCACAGGGTGTCGCTGTCGCGCGGATCGACCAGCAGCCGCTCTCCCGTGCCCCGGCCGTCCTCGTTGCTGCCGAGCTTCACGGTGAGGTCGGTGCGGGTCCAGGTGGCGCCGCGGTCCTCGGAGCGCAGGATCGCGCCGTTGCCGGCCCAGGACTGGGCGTAGGTGCCGAGGGCCAGGTAGACACGGTTCGGATGCGCGGGGTCGACGGCGAGAGCCTCCACGCCGAGCAGGTTCCAGTCGTCCCAGCCGAGGTGGTCGGTGAGGGGCGTCCAGCGGGCGGTCCGGTCGTCCCAGCGGTAGGCGCCGCCCATGTCCGTGCGGGCGTAGGCGAGACCGCGCACGGCGGGGTGGAAGAGGACGCCGGTGATGAATCCGGTGCCGCCGATGACGGCGTTGCGCCAGCGGTAGGCGGGGGCGGCGACGCCCTCGGCCGCTTCGGCGCGCCCCTGCACCGACGGGAGTCCGGTGAGCGCGGCGGCGGCAGCGGTGCCGGCGAGGACGGTGCGGCGGCTGAGCGGGGTGGCGTGCATGGGGTACCTCGCAGGGTGGGTTCTCGGTTCGTGGGGTGCTGCCGGAGGCGCCGGCCCGCGGGATGCGTGTGGGGCTCCGGGTGCGGGGCCGAGGCGGTGTGCACGGGTGGGGGCGCCCCCGGGTGCGGGGTCGCGGCGGTGTGCGGCTTCGCCGCGCGGGCGCGGCCGGCCACGGACCGGCGCACGAGCGCACGGCCCGAAGGTCTCGGACGAACCGGCCTCACCGGCGGGGCCGCTAGCCCTTCACCGCGCCGGTGAGCATGCCCTTCTTGAAGTGCTTCTGGACGAACGGGGACAGCACGGCGACCGGCAGCAGCGCCATCACCATGACCGCCATCTGCACGGCGAGACCCGACAGCTGACCGGTCTTGATGGCCTGGCCCAGGCCGACCGGGGCCTCCTGCTTCTGCACCAGCTGGATCATGACGTTCTGCAGCGGCATCATGTCCTGGTCGTTGAGGTACAGCGACGCGTTGAACCAGGCGCTCCAGTAGCCGACGGCGTAGAAGAGCGTGATCACGGCCAGCACCGCCCTCGACAGAGGCATGATGATCTGCCACAGGATCCGGAAGTCCCCGGCCCCGTCGATCCGCGCGCTGTCGATGAGTTCCTGCGAGATGCCCGTGAAGAAGCCGCGCAGGACCAGGATGTTGAACACGCTGATCGCGCTCGGCAGGATCAGCGCGAGGTAGGTGTCGGTCAGGCCGAGCGACTGCACCAGGAGATAGGTCGGGATCAGGCCGGCGCTGAAGAACATCGTCGCCAGCAGGATCATCAGGATCCAGCGGTGCGCGAGCGAACCCGGGCGCGAGAGCCCGTAGGCGCACAGCACGGAGACGCTCATCGAGAAGAGGGTGCCGACGACGGTGATCAGCACGCTGATCACCGCCGCCCTCGTCACCTGTCCACCGCTGAGCAGCTCCTGGTAGGCGACGAAGGTGATGCCCTTGGGGATCATCACCAGGCCGCCGGCCTCGTCGATCGTCCTGCGTGAGGAGAGGCTGGTGACGACGACGATCCAGATGGGGAAGACGATGCCGAAGCAGGCGAGCGCGAGGACGATTCCCTTGCCCGCGAGGCCCGCCTTGCCGGGCTCCTCCTCCCAGGCCGGACGGGGCGGGGCCGCCCACCGGCCGGGCCGGTCCGCCGTCGCCTTGCCGAGGACCGCCGCCTTGTCGAGGACCGTGCTCACTTCTTGTACACCCCCTGCTCGCCCATGAGATGGGCCACCTTGTTCGCGGCGAGGACCAGTCCGAGACTGACGACGCCCTTGACCAGCCCTGCGGCGGCCGCGTATCCGAAGTCCTGGTTGCGCACGCCGTTCCACCAGACGAAGGTGTCCAGCACCTCCGAGGCTCCCGGCCCGACCGCGTCACGTTGCAGCAGGATCTGTTCGAAGCCGACCGTCAGCGCGTCCCCCACCCGCAGCACCAGGAGCAGCGCGATCACCGGCCGCAGCGCGGGCAGCGTCACGTGCCAGGTACGGCGCCAGCGCCCGGCGCCGTCCATCGCGGCGGCCTCGTAGAGGTCCGTCGGGACGGAGGAGAGCGCGGCGAGGAAGACGATGATCCCCCAGCCCGCGTCCTTCCACACGCTCTCCGCCGTGACGAGGTACTTGAAGGTGTTCGGGTCGGTCATGATGTCGAGGCCGTCGTAGCCGTGCTGGCGCAGGAGTTGCGACAGGATGCCCGCGCCGCCGAACAGCTGCTGGAACACCGCGATGACCAGCACCCAGGAGAAGAAGTGCGGCAGGTAGAGGATCGCCTGCGAGAGCGCCCGCACCCTCGGCCTGACCACGCTGTTGATCACCAGGGCGAGGACGATCGGGATCGGGAAGTACAGCACGAGCTGGAGGAAGAAGAGGACCAGGGTGTTCTGCACCGCGTTCCAGAACGCCGAGTCCTCGAAGATGCGCTGGAAGTTCTCCAGGCCCACCCAGGGACTGTGCAGCATCGAGACGATGCCGTTGTCGCTGATGTACGGGTCGTAGTCCTGGAACGCGACGATGTTGCCCAGGATCGGGAGGTAGTTGAAGACCAGGAGCAGCACGAGGGCCGGCAGGGTCATCAGGAGCAGGGTCCGGTCCCGCCGGAACCGCAGCCGCAGGCTCTGCTTCCCGGTGGGGCCTGTCTCCTTCCGCGCGCCGGTGTCACCGCCGGCCGGCGCCGGGATCCGCGGCGGTCGGGCTTTCGTCGTCTTGGCCCCGCTTCGAGGCACCGTGCTGTGGGACACGGCCGTTCTCCTCGCCTCGCTGCCGGTCAGCCCGCCGCCGGACCGTTGTCGTCGAGCAGCTTCTGGTACCAGTCGCGCAGCTTGTCGCCGCCCTTGCTCTTCCAGTCGGAGACGGCCTGCTGCATGTCGCTGATCTTCTTGCGGCCGCGGGTGACGTCGTCCTCCAACTGCTCGAAGTCGTTGGAGAGGTTGGTGTAGCGGGCCGGCTCGGTGATCTGCATGCCGTAGAAGGAGGACTTCTTGGTGAAGCCGCCCGCGCGCTGCTGCCACTCGACCTGCGCCTTGGCGACCGCGGGGAAGTCGGGGTGCGCGATGGTGGCGGCGGGGCTCGCGACCATGACGTACGCGTTCGACACCTCGTTGTTGCCCAGGTCGGTCTTGACCGGGACACCGTCCTTGACGGTGTAGTGGGTTCCCTCCACGCCGTAGTTGGTCATCATGTACTCCTTGGTGCCGTACGGCGCGGCGGTGACGTTGGCCACGGCCAGCACGTCACGGATGACCGACTCGGACGCCTTCTTGTTGACGAAGGCGAAGATGCCGGCCGGCTGTTCGGCCCAGAGGGTGGGGTCGCCGCCGTCGTGCGCGAAGACGTCCATCCCCCAGATCTTGAACTGCGGGTTCTGGGTGGCCTGTTCGGCGGTGCGGCCCCACCACTGGCTGATGTTGTTGGCGTAGATCAGGAACTCGCCCGCCGCGAACTTGGGGCCGGGGTCGGGGGCCGTCTTGCCCAGTTCGCCGTCGGGGTGCACCACTTTGGCGGCGAACAGCTTGCGGGTCCACTCCAGTGCCTCGAGGTACTCGTCGGTCTCGATGCGGTTGACGAGCTTGCCGTCGACGAGGTTCCAGCCGAGCGGCTTCTCGCTGCCGGAGAGCACGCCGAACATCTGCCAGGCGGTCCACTTCATGTCCAGGCAGGCCCACCGCTTGGCCTTGGCGTTGGTGATCTCCTTGGCCAGGGCCATGAACTCGTCCGCCGAGCGCGGTACCTGGTAGCCCTCCTTGTCGAAGATGTCCTTGCGGTAGAGGGGCACGATGCTGGGGACGTACGGTGCGGGCATCGGCAGACCGCGCAGCTTGCCGCCGAAGATGGAGCGCTGCCAGGCGTCCGTCGGGATCGCCGCGAGGTTCGGGTACTCCTTGACCTTGTCGCCGGACAGGTAGGGGCCGAGGTCGGCGAACTTGCTGAGGATGGCGCTGGGTATCTTGCCGCCCATGTTCCAGCCGGGGACGACCACCACGTCGGGCACCTCGCTGGAGGCGAGGACCGCGCCGAGCTTCTGGTCGTAGG includes:
- a CDS encoding sialidase family protein, which gives rise to MHATPLSRRTVLAGTAAAAALTGLPSVQGRAEAAEGVAAPAYRWRNAVIGGTGFITGVLFHPAVRGLAYARTDMGGAYRWDDRTARWTPLTDHLGWDDWNLLGVEALAVDPAHPNRVYLALGTYAQSWAGNGAILRSEDRGATWTRTDLTVKLGSNEDGRGTGERLLVDPRDSDTLWLGTRHDGLLKSTDRGATWAAAAGFPATPSATGQGVTLLVAAGRALYAGWGDSDGTAPNLYRTTDGSTWQAVPGQPSGASAKLPVRAAYDCHTRELYVTYANAPGPNGQSDGSVHKLATAGGRWTDVTPVAPGGTAGDGSTDTFAYGGVAVDARRPGTLVVSTNDRWAAVDTLYRTTNGGRTWTSLKDSAVLDVSETPFLTFGADAPKFGWWIQAVAVDPHDSKHVVYGTGATLYGTRDLKHWAPQIRGLEQTSVRQLISPPTGTAHLVSGLGDVGVMYHERLTASPSRGTAANPVFGTATGLAQAAARPSYVVRTGFGDHGNGAYSHDGGKTWAPFAAQPAIAKDAPGPIATNSDGSVLLWSFVHWDGTKHPAQRSTDNGATWSEVASFPKGATPLADPADPTRFYAYDTDTGTLFASTDRGLTFTARAGGLPSGDNQFQLAAAPGRSGDLWLSTKWNGLYRSTDGGAVFTKLTSCWASYTLAFGKAAAGAAYPAVYQVGSTETITAVYRSDDGAQTWVRINDDRHQWGWIGATIAADPRLYGRVYIATNGRGIQYGEPV
- a CDS encoding sugar ABC transporter permease, which translates into the protein MSHSTVPRSGAKTTKARPPRIPAPAGGDTGARKETGPTGKQSLRLRFRRDRTLLLMTLPALVLLLVFNYLPILGNIVAFQDYDPYISDNGIVSMLHSPWVGLENFQRIFEDSAFWNAVQNTLVLFFLQLVLYFPIPIVLALVINSVVRPRVRALSQAILYLPHFFSWVLVIAVFQQLFGGAGILSQLLRQHGYDGLDIMTDPNTFKYLVTAESVWKDAGWGIIVFLAALSSVPTDLYEAAAMDGAGRWRRTWHVTLPALRPVIALLLVLRVGDALTVGFEQILLQRDAVGPGASEVLDTFVWWNGVRNQDFGYAAAAGLVKGVVSLGLVLAANKVAHLMGEQGVYKK
- a CDS encoding extracellular solute-binding protein, yielding MTPNAASASSGPSRRSFLASTAVATAAVAGGMPLLAACGGSESGSRDGTTSGKDAKKILPAFVASNVVTPDIPAKNGSAIGFTGKLDLATLKDSVPKKLGKGGKVTIMSPFWGSPPKGTNAYYKGMNDLIGVDVVWQNQDGNTYDQKLGAVLASSEVPDVVVVPGWNMGGKIPSAILSKFADLGPYLSGDKVKEYPNLAAIPTDAWQRSIFGGKLRGLPMPAPYVPSIVPLYRKDIFDKEGYQVPRSADEFMALAKEITNAKAKRWACLDMKWTAWQMFGVLSGSEKPLGWNLVDGKLVNRIETDEYLEALEWTRKLFAAKVVHPDGELGKTAPDPGPKFAAGEFLIYANNISQWWGRTAEQATQNPQFKIWGMDVFAHDGGDPTLWAEQPAGIFAFVNKKASESVIRDVLAVANVTAAPYGTKEYMMTNYGVEGTHYTVKDGVPVKTDLGNNEVSNAYVMVASPAATIAHPDFPAVAKAQVEWQQRAGGFTKKSSFYGMQITEPARYTNLSNDFEQLEDDVTRGRKKISDMQQAVSDWKSKGGDKLRDWYQKLLDDNGPAAG
- a CDS encoding beta-galactosidase; amino-acid sequence: MPHLGDATRGRILFGGDYNPEQWPEETWHEDVRLMRDAGVNSVTLGVFSWSRLEPEPGAREFGWLDTLMDLLHAGGVGVVLATPTASPPPWMGRLHPETLPTTEDGRVEWWGGRQHFSHSSATYRRYAAAITEDLAARYGGHPALTMWHINNEYCTFDHGDEAATAFRRWLRERYRTLDALNTAWGTAFWSQGYDTWDGILPPRTPHYLKNPTQVLDFRRFTSDMLLECYRAERDIVARHTPHLPVTTNFMPLWIGQDAWRWAEEEDVVSVDLYPDPRDPFGAQSAAMVQDLTRSQARGPWMLMEQAAGPVNWRGVNHPKPRGMNRLWSLQAVARGADAVCYFQWRQSRQGAEKFHSGMVSHAGERGRTFQEVKQLGADLAKLGPHTADRHITAEVAVLHDWHAWWAGAQDARPSAEVDLPAVLTAWHRALWENNLTADFAHPEHDLSGYRMVLAPQLYALTDDAIDNLLGYVRGGGTLVCGFLTGVADEDDRVRDGGMDARLRELFGIRVLHEWWPLDPGETVEADGFRGTLWSEELEPTADARVENVYRRGELAGMPAVLRREGAWYLSTLPEPDALRTLLARIAAEAGARPVLEGLPPGVEAVRRGDLLFLLHHGREPVTVALAGTHHDLLTGTTVTDEVRLGRYGVAVLRP
- a CDS encoding glycoside hydrolase N-terminal domain-containing protein encodes the protein MTAPPVPAALGGADGPVHGTWESRPAARWEDAFLSGNGRHGVLVFGDPDDERVVVTHHELVRPNGSEHAGPPELADELPALQDRLLAGETTAAESFTDHRPLQWVQPFHPAFRMSVRRTPADEPRRDGGQLRYVDFTTGETVATRTGAVGRVFVSRADDVIVQQVTGLDLDIELDHRLPGVPAGLAVGHGAVRTTTGALLTLRARYPDSDRAYTGVTLVVATGGRTELTLPGVRVTGAASVLLLTRVRRHTGELDVLAEQRALSRLPHSYDDLLERHLALHRAAYRRVSLDLHADPAERAMTGSDLLRRPRSAALLERLFAAGRYHLLSSSGVNPPRLPGLWTGDWDTAWSGAFTNDANVNLQTASAAAAALPEVTEALASLVHRQLDDWRANARAVFGARGAVAPAHTDGESGLAYHFSREYPLHLWTAGADWLLKPLVDHDETRGARDPRTAAALAEVARFYEDFLTRTDRDGRLVVVPSYSPENRPANGGWGALNAAMDLSAARHALLTAADYHPEAPEEAARWRALADRLPPHRTNADGALAEWAWPGLDDSYDHRHLSHLYGVWPLDEINPYDTPRPAAAAHRALELRGAENDSAHGHLHHALVAARLRDGRRVGNALGAVLDGDFFHDSLMSAHYPRRDVYNADAAHTLPALLIEALVQSTPDRLVLLPAVPPALPAGELRGVRTRFGAGLDLTWGPHGARAVLTPHRTHRVELRTSSGDPRPLDLVAGEDHVLTLRTW
- a CDS encoding carbohydrate ABC transporter permease — encoded protein: MSTVLDKAAVLGKATADRPGRWAAPPRPAWEEEPGKAGLAGKGIVLALACFGIVFPIWIVVVTSLSSRRTIDEAGGLVMIPKGITFVAYQELLSGGQVTRAAVISVLITVVGTLFSMSVSVLCAYGLSRPGSLAHRWILMILLATMFFSAGLIPTYLLVQSLGLTDTYLALILPSAISVFNILVLRGFFTGISQELIDSARIDGAGDFRILWQIIMPLSRAVLAVITLFYAVGYWSAWFNASLYLNDQDMMPLQNVMIQLVQKQEAPVGLGQAIKTGQLSGLAVQMAVMVMALLPVAVLSPFVQKHFKKGMLTGAVKG